Proteins from a genomic interval of Corythoichthys intestinalis isolate RoL2023-P3 chromosome 3, ASM3026506v1, whole genome shotgun sequence:
- the LOC130913327 gene encoding phospholipid-transporting ATPase ID-like, with the protein MSFFGFNFVKKKERELERKLRANDREYNLSFKYATNAIKTSKYNFFTFLPHNLFEQFQRIANAYFLFLLVLQVIPEISSLSWFTTVVPLVLVLSVTAAKDATDDINRHRSDNQVNNRKVQVLIDGKLRGEKWMDVQVGDIIKLENNQFVTADLLLLSSSEPLNLVYIETAELDGETNLKVRQALPVTGDLGDDVSKLADFNGEVHCEPPNNRLDRFTGTLAFAGQKYALDNEKILLRGCTLRNTEWCFGLVLFGGPETKLMQNCGKSTFKRTSVDRLMNVLVVCIFGFLAFMCTILAIGNYCWELGEGSAFTAFLPRQKDSGAGFSSFLTFWSYVIILNTVVPISLYVSVEFIRLGNSFYIDWDRKMYYSRSDTPAEARTTTLNEELGQIKYVFSDKTGTLTQNIMTFNKCSINGKTYGDVFDYMGQRLEINEHTEMVDFSFNPLADPRFTFHDHALVEAVKLETTEVHAFFRLLALCHTVMAEEKKEGVLSYQAQSPDEGALVTAARNFGFVFRSRTPDSVTIVEMGQQRTYKLLAILDFNNVRKRMSVIVRSPEGKLSLYCKGADTIIYERLHPSCAKLMDVTTEHLNEFAGEGLRTLALAYKDLDEDFFHQWLQRHHQASTALDGREGKLEQLYEEIETDLLLLGATAIEDKLQDGVPQTIEQLAKADIKIWVLTGDKQETAENIGYSCNLLREEMNDVFVISGSSAEDVRQELRNARTSMKPDAAEDSMFLPKRTLGKRTKAITDEAVNGEYGLVVNGHSLAYALDGSMELDFLRTACMCKAVICCRVTPLQKAQVVELVKTYKRAVTLAIGDGANDVSMIKVAHIGVGISGQEGMQAVLSSDYSFAQFRFLQRLLLVHGRWSYLRMCKFLRYFFYKNFTFTFVHFWYAFFCGFSAQTVYDEWFITLYNLVYTALPVLGMSLFDQDVNDAWSFQHPELYVPGQLNLYFSKTAFFKCALHSCYSSLVLFFIPYAAVSEAARADGRDLADYQSFAVLTQTCLLFAVTIQLGLEMSYWTAVNTIFVAGSLVMYFAVTFTMHSNGLFLLLPSAFSFVGTARNSLSQPNVWLTIILTSILCILPVVSYRFLFILLRPTINDKVMFKVRQAKASPPPPPRRTRIRRTSSRRSGYAFSHAQGYGDLVTSGRFLRRPAPARSSGFAHTGRATTGFSPMGRSAGYSPTGRAQNAKVQEVEVTSLQMYRTISDAAL; encoded by the exons ATGTCGTTTTTTGGTTTCaattttgtaaaaaagaaagaGCGAG AACTTGAGAGGAAACTCAGGGCAAACGACCGAGAATACAACCTCTCCTTTAAATATGCT ACGAATGCCATCAAGACCTCCAAGTATAACTTTTTCACCTTCCTACCTCACAACCTCTTTGAGCAGTTCCAGAGGATCGCTAACGCCTACTTTTTGTTCCTGCTGGTGCTCCAG GTAATTCCTGAGATCTCATCGCTGTCCTGGTTCACCACTGTGGTACCTCTGGTGCTGGTTCTATCCGTTACAGCCGCCAAGGATGCCACTGATGACATC AATCGCCACCGGAGCGACAATCAAGTCAATAACCGAAAAGTTCAAGTACTCATCGATGGAAA ACTGCGTGGCGAGAAGTGGATGGACGTACAGGTGGGAGACATCATCAAGCTGGAAAACAATCAGTTTGTCACG GCTGACCTCCTCCTGCTGTCAAGCAGTGAACCGCTTAATCTGGTCTACATTGAGACGGCCGAATTGGACGG TGAGACAAACCTGAAGGTGCGCCAGGCCCTGCCTGTGACCGGGGACCTCGGAGATGACGTCAGCAAGCTGGCGGACTTTAATG GTGAAGTCCACTGCGAGCCCCCCAACAATCGGCTGGATCGCTTCACAGGGACGCTGGCTTTCGCTGGGCAGAAATACGCGCTGGACAATGAAAAGATCCTGCTGCGAGGATGCACCCTAAGGAACACAGAGTGGTGTTTTGGACTGGTGCTCTTTGGAG GCCCTGAGACCAAGCTGATGCAGAACTGCGGCAAGAGTACTTTTAAGAGGACCAGCGTGGATCGTCTGATGAATGTCCTCGTCGTCTGT ATTTTTGGCTTCCTGGCGTTCATGTGCACCATCCTGGCCATCGGAAACTATTGCTGGGAGCTGGGCGAGGGCTCTGCGTTCACCGCCTTCCTGCCCAGGCAGAAGGACAGCGGCGCCGGCTTCTCCTCCTTCCTCACTTTCTGGTCCTACGTCATCATCCTTAACACCGTCGTGCCCATTTCGCTCTATGTCAG CGTGGAATTCATTCGCCTGGGCAACAGCTTCTACATCGACTGGGACCGTAAGATGTACTACTCTCGCAGCGACACCCCCGCCGAGGCCCGCACCACCACGCTGAATGAGGAGCTGGGTCAAATCAAGTATGTGTTCAGTGATAAGACGGGCACGCTGACGCAAAacattatgaccttcaacaagtGCTCAATCAACGGCAAGACATACG GAGATGTTTTTGACTACATGGGACAGAGACTTGAAATCAATGAG CACACGGAGATGGTGGATTTCTCCTTCAACCCTCTGGCCGACCCCCGCTTCACCTTTCACGATCATGCCCTAGTGGAGGCTGTCAAACTGGAGACGACTGAGGTGCACGCCTTTTTCCGACTACTTGCCCTCTGCCACACAGTCATGGCTGAGGAAAAGAAAGAAG GGGTGCTGTCCTACCAAGCCCAGTCTCCTGACGAGGGCGCTCTAGTCACAGCAGCGAGAAACTTTGGCTTTGTGTTCCGTTCGCGGACGCCGGACAGCGTCACCATCGTGGAAATGGGCCAGCAGCGCACTTATAAACTTTTGGCCATCCTGGATTTCAACAACGTCCGCAAGAGGATGTCTGTCATTG TTCGTAGCCCTGAGGGTAAGCTGTCGCTGTACTGCAAGGGAGCGGACACCATCATCTACGAAAGGCTTCACCCCTCCTGCGCCAAATTGATGGACGTCACCACGGAGCATCTCAAT GAGTTTGCAGGTGAAGGCCTGCGAACGCTGGCGCTGGCCTACAAAGACCTGGATGAGGACTTTTTCCATCAGTGGCTACAGCGCCACCACCAGGCCAGTACGGCTTTGGACGGGCGCGAGGGCAAATTGGAGCAACTGTACGAGGAGATCGAGACCGACCTGCTG TTGCTCGGGGCGACGGCAATAGAAGACAAGCTGCAGGACGGAGTCCCGCAGACCATTGAGCAGCTGGCTAAAGCCGACATCAAAATCTGGGTGCTGACAGGCGACAAACAAG AAACGGCCGAAAACATCGGCTACTCTTGCAACCTGCTGCGTGAGGAAATGAACGACGTGTTTGTCATTTCCGGCAGCTCGGCAGAAGACGTCAGGCAGGAGCTTAG AAACGCACGCACCTCCATGAAACCGGACGCCGCTGAGGACAGTATGTTTTTGCCAAAGAGGACTCTGGGTAAAAGAACGAAGGCGATTACAGATGAAGCGGTGAACGGCGAGTACGGCCTAGTCGTCAATGGACACAGTCTG GCGTACGCACTGGACGGCAGCATGGAGTTGGACTTCCTGCGGACAGCGTGCATGTGCAAGGCGGTGATCTGCTGCCGTGTGACGCCGCTGCAGAAGGCGCAAGTGGTTGAGCTGGTCAAGACATACAAGCGCGCCGTCACACTGGCCATCGGAGACGGCGCCAACGATGTCAGCATGATTAAAG TGGCGCACATCGGCGTGGGCATTTCAGGCCAGGAAGGCATGCAGGCGGTGCTATCCAGTGACTATTCCTTCGCCCAGTTCCGTTTCCTGCAGCGCCTCTTACTGGTGCATGGTCGCTGGTCCTACCTGCGCATGTGCAAGTTTCTGCGCTACTTCTTCTACAAAAACTTCACCTTCACCTTTGTCCATTTCTGGTACGCCTTCTTCTGTGGCTTCTCCGCGCAG ACTGTCTATGACGAATGGTTTATAACGCTATACAATCTGGTGTACACAGCGTTACCTGTACTGGGAATGAGTCTCTTCGATCAG GACGTGAACGACGCGTGGAGCTTCCAGCACCCCGAGTTGTACGTGCCGGGCCAGCTCAACCTGTATTTCAGCAAGACGGCCTTCTTCAAGTGTGCACTGCACAGCTGTTACAGCTCCCTGGTGCTTTTCTTCATCCCGTATGCCGCCGTCAGCGAGGCGGCACGCGCTGACGGCCGTGACTTGGCTGACTACCAGTCCTTCGCCGTCCTCACACAGACCTGCCTGCTCTTTGCTGTCACCATACAG CTGGGCTTGGAGATGTCGTACTGGACGGCTGTCAACACCATCTTTGTGGCGGGTAGCCTGGTCATGTACTTTGCGGTCACCTTCACCATGCACAGCAATGGACTCTTCCTTCTGCTGCCGTCCGCCTTCTCCTTCGTAG GCACTGCGAGGAACTCCCTGAGCCAACCCAATGTCTGGTTGACCATCATCCTCACCTCCATTTTGTGCATCCTTCCTGTGGTCAGCTATCGCTTCCTGTTCATCTTACTCCGCCCCACCATCAATGACAAG GTCATGTTCAAGGTCCGACAGGCCAAGGCGTCGCCTCCCCCGCCTCCTCGTCGCACACGAATCCGCCGCACTAGCTCGCGGCGTTCCGGCTACGCCTTCTCGCACGCGCAGGGCTACGGCGACCTAGTGACCTCAGGCCGCTTCCTGCGCCGACCTGCGCCGGCCCGCTCCTCAGGTTTCGCCCACACGGGGCGCGCCACAACGGGCTTCAGCCCCATGGGCCGCTCAGCCGGGTACAGTCCGACGGGGCGCGCCCAGAACGCCAAGGTGCAGGAGGTGGAGGTGACTTCACTGCAAATGTATCGGACCATCAGCGATGCCGCTCTTTGA